In Planctomycetia bacterium, one DNA window encodes the following:
- a CDS encoding zf-HC2 domain-containing protein: MNCREARRRLSPYLDSELDPTTTFAISEHLRVCDDCRRRFEVERGVDLAVVAKLSVESVPDEVWREVVRPLRTPRWVRWRLYAPLAAAAAIALIVWSGWLWKAAAPQTHWVVREFLAETSNGRPFVSADAQTVATGMMMPLKPFSDLVATFTGEAALRHVVQFVRLDTVRDADGAEIVELRLNCCGEPVIVRAAKRDQPGRLHEFVGLDATRLASLRGESRVAVAKREVGDYVVVAVSRHPTHELLAAMQVQ; this comes from the coding sequence GTGAACTGCCGCGAAGCGCGCCGCCGCCTCAGCCCGTATCTGGACTCCGAGCTGGACCCGACTACGACGTTCGCGATCAGCGAGCATCTGCGGGTCTGCGACGATTGCCGGCGCAGATTCGAGGTGGAGCGCGGTGTGGACCTGGCCGTCGTTGCCAAGCTGAGCGTTGAAAGCGTCCCCGACGAAGTCTGGCGCGAGGTCGTTCGACCTTTGCGGACGCCGCGATGGGTCCGCTGGCGGCTGTACGCACCGCTGGCTGCGGCGGCCGCCATCGCGCTGATCGTTTGGAGCGGCTGGCTGTGGAAAGCCGCAGCGCCGCAGACGCACTGGGTTGTGCGAGAGTTCCTGGCGGAAACGAGCAACGGCCGGCCGTTCGTGTCCGCGGACGCGCAAACCGTCGCCACCGGGATGATGATGCCGCTCAAGCCGTTCTCCGATCTGGTTGCGACGTTCACCGGGGAGGCGGCGCTTCGGCACGTTGTGCAGTTCGTGCGGCTCGACACGGTCCGCGACGCCGATGGCGCCGAAATCGTGGAGCTCCGGCTGAACTGCTGCGGCGAGCCGGTGATCGTGCGGGCCGCGAAGCGCGACCAGCCGGGCCGCCTGCACGAGTTTGTCGGGCTGGATGCAACGCGGCTCGCCTCGCTGCGTGGTGAGAGCAGAGTTGCGGTCGCGAAGCGCGAAGTCGGCGATTACGTCGTCGTGGCGGTGTCGCGACATCCAACGCACGAACTGCTCGCGGCCATGCAGGTGCAGTGA